CTGTGGCTGGTTGGTAGGACTGTTCCGCTTTTTCGGCGAGCTTACTGACATGTACAGGTCGTGTGAATGCACATGGTTTTCTCCCATCGGTCTCATATGCCTCGAAACACCGCGACACAGCATCATCCAGCTCTCGTCCCGTTCGTCCCGAGGAGGTACTCTTCCGCCGCCAGAATGCACCAATACGATACGAAGAGGATGACTTTTACTTCGCAAACGAGTCCCTGCCAGCTGACCGCCCTCTTCCAACCTCTGACCTACTAGAAGCTATTCACGCCTACACGGCCGATTTCTACGATCATGCAACGATCGATCGTGGTCAAGACGACTACCAAAGCATGGACGAGACAGCTCTGATTGCAATGGGGATACTCATGGAAGAAATGGCGCGAGAGGCTCTGGGTGAGACCGGAGACTTGGTTCTGGTGGAGGGAGAGGAACTCTCGACGGATGATGATCACCTGTCATCAAGACTCAAAAGTCGCCGCATAGGTCGGAAACGGGCCAATACAAGCCAAAGTATGATCTTGGCAAGCTCtggcgatgatctggatAGCGTTGTGAGAAAGCGACGGTCGAAGAAGCGCAGGTTGACCCGGAGGACGTCGACTACTGATTTCGAAACAGAAGCTGATGAGAGGTTGTGAACTCAAACTGATTCTTGCGAGGCGCACCTCGTCGACGCTTTATAAGAGCCCGATTCTAGACAGTAATTGGGCTTTGGTGAAATCTGTTATAGCACGTTGATAACTAAGTTCAATACTGACGAGGAGCAGAGAAGCCTAGTTTAGCGATCAATGCACAGGAGCAAAGGTGTTAGACCTATTACTTGACAGTATTAGAGAAACAAGTGAGCATATTGAACAGCTCGCAATGAACAATAAATGTTGCAAGTGAAGCTGTGGTCTTCCCATTACAACAGTTTCCTGAAGATTTTCGAGCGTCGGAGGACTGCATTAAGACTTCATTATACGTAGTAGCAATTTGAATTCTCACAACGTTATTGCATAGCATAGTGCACTGTATACAGGTGACTGTGACTGAAGAACTGTTGTTTGTGACTCGAACTGGCATCACAGTACTCTGGTCCTCTCCCGTGGCATTGACAACCAGTCCTCTACCATCACCACTCAGCACAGCCCATCGTACCTCCATTAATCCATCTCCGAAAGACTCAGGCTTCATCTATGCCGGTATCAAACGCCTTCCTAATCCTTGGAAAAGTACACATTGCATCGCTTGACGAAGTCAATATCTCACATCCAACATGGTTTGCTCCCCGACCCTGACTTTCCCTGATCGTCCAAAACCGATGCATCTGCAATTAAAAGAAAGCAAACTACGTGTCTACAAGCTAGTTGACTGACGATCCTGTCTCAGCCACCGAAACTCTCCAAAAGCGCCAAAGAAGACTTGATAGTTTCGCATCTCCGGTCCACACGTACGTGCCACACGCTCAAAGACCTCGAGAAGATGCTTCCCTCGGTGGCCTCGATCAATGGGATGCAGGTTAAGGAATACATTCAAAACCTGACGGACGAGGGAAAGATCAGGGTGGAAAAGATCGGAAGCGGCAACTGGTACTGGTGTTTTGGTGGGGatgagaaaagagagaagcaAGCAAGATTAAACCAGCTCGAGAAAGAGGTGAAAATGCTGCAAGCGAGCTATGACGAAGCAGAGGCTAGTCTGGCGCACAAAAGGGCCAaatgggaagaagagggagaggacgAGCAATCAAACCTGGCAGAGAGGGAAGAGTTGGCGCGTCGAAAGGGCGAGCTAGAAAAGGAGAGGAACCGGCTGCAAGCTCAGTGGATAGCAGCTACAACGAcggaagaaggcaaaggagtGCAGGAAATgagagaggagattgaggagtTCCGGAAGCAAGCGCTTATGTGGACGGATAATATCTACGTGCTGGAGGGGTACTTGAGTAAGCTGGCAGGAGGGGATCGGGAGGTTATTGCGGCGGTGCAAAGAGAATGCTATGGGGATGAGTATGTGGAGGGTGAGGGTTTGAGTGAGCTGACCATGTAGAGACACAAGAAATTCGTAATTCCATACTTGATGAGCGAGAGAAGTGTTCTGTATGTAGTCTCTGAAATGGATCACAATCGGAGATTAAAACCGACAAATGTGAGGTATCATCACCAGCAGGAGTATGTGGAGGCATAAATAATAACGGTGAGACACGAGAACAGTCTCAAACTAAGGCCTAATAGTCCAGCTCCCAAGAGAAGCTTGACTGTCGGACAGCGAACTCGTTGGTCTTTGCCATTCTCCGCCTGGTCGGGCTTGTTGCTTATCGCGAACTTGTCCCTTGTCCCCTCCCCCCTTCTCAATCCTGCTGCTATCACTCGCTTCTTCGTTGACGTTCGACCTTCCCCTATCCTACCTTACCTTATATTAATCCTACCTCTATCTATCGATTCTACCACTTACAGCCCTCCTTTACAGTCACAAGCGATCGGATATCCCCGCGCACTGTCTTCAGTCTCCCCCCAATAACCTCCTTCTGCCTAATCTGCGTCGCTCAATCAACTCGCTCCATTCGAGTCCGCATCCTCCGACCGACGGTTCTCTCCCCTCCTTCCATTGGCCTCGACCGACACCCATCCCTCTACCCCATCTATCCCTTGCCAACCGTGGGGAATTGCCCACGCATCACACGCTTGTCTCACCTCTGCCAATTCTTGTCATCCTGCGTAGTGCTTACTCGATCATACGTCGCAAATAAGCATTCTCCGTACCCTTGTCCTGTTGTTCCTGGTTGATGCGCGAGAAATAACGATGCGGCCCTCTCTGTCGTCCATGATCATCAGCTCCTGACGTCCCTCACAACCTACGCACTGTGTCCCTCCGGTCTGGTTGCGCTCGGAAGCGGATCTTTCCCTTCCCGCGAGGAGTTCGGACTAGAAACAAGCCTGGATCTTTAGCTTGTGTTAAGGTGGTGCATTTGCGCCCAACGGTGACATCGGGGCTGGTGGCATTTCTTACCTGAACTTCCCGGCGCGTGGACGTGTGATCGGTGGATTCAAACCACGGAGAGTTTTCAGGTCTCTGTCGTACGCAGTTGCTCTCTGCGTCTGACTGCACCGTCATCTATTTTCGTCATCTAAATCGGGGCTATTCTATCCCGAGACGATCGGAGCTGGCTTCTGATAGTCCTGCGTTTGGCAAGCCGTCTCATtctgtctttctctttttcgaCCCTTCACTTCCCTAATCGTTCCCAACATCGTATCACTCTTCTTATCTCCCTCTTGTATGGCTTGAGCACAGCGTGATTGTATGTCATGTCCGTCAATTCCTTTACCTCCCCATCCGCACCCTCGCCGCTCGGTCGGAATCGAAGCTCGCTATTGTCCAAGTTCCGCGCTCCGTTCGGTCACCGGAATCGCAGCATTGCCGACTTTTATATCGAACCTGACGACCCCTGGCGCTCGTACTTTCCCGGTGATGTGGTCAAGGGCACTGTGGCCCTGACGGTGGTTCGACCCGTGCGGATTACGCACTTAGTGGTCTGTCTACATGGGTATGTCAAGGTGTTCAAGAACACAGTGCCTTCGGGCGAGACGGATCCTGATCTGGGCTTCCTCGGCCCAGGGCGCGGGCGTCGGGGACCAGAATATTTGGGCAATGGCTTGGCTACCCTgttcgaggatgaggtggTTCTCTGCGGCGAGGGACGTCTAAAGGAGGGTATTTACAAATTCCGCTTTGAAATGTGCTTCCCGCCTTATGCGCTGCCCAGTAGTATCAGCGTGCGTGACCTCCTTCCTGTTCTGGAATTGATCTCCATATCACGAGCTTCCAGTTTTGCTAACCATTTCTAACGACTTCAGTTTGAACGAGGTACTATCTCGTATATGCTTACATCCACACTCACCAAACCCACGACGATGAACCCGACCGTTTCCTGCCGAAGACGCGTTAATTTTCTAGAGAACATCGATATCGCACCCTTTCCGGCCCCCAAGGCTCGCATCGTGACCCTTGAACCTGTTACCAGACGCTCAAAacccaagggcaaggccaagTCAGTAGAATCTGATGCGGCTGCTGATGTCCAGTCTCGGGAGCCGTCTCTCAATGGTAGTGGAGCGGTCGGAGATAATCGCCCGCCCCTTAGTCCGGCCCCCAGTAATGTCAGCTCGTCGAGTcggctcagcaacagcagccaaAGCTTTCAACTGGCCAGTGACCCTAGTTCGTCTGCTGGCACTGGGGTACGCAACGGCAGCATTACCCCTTCGATCGCGGATAAGACTATCACGGCGAAAACCGAACTTTTACGGGCTGGTGTGCTGCCGGGTGAGACCCTACCGAttgtcatcaccatcaaTCATTGCAAACAAGTGCGCAGCGCGCATGGAATTATCGTCACGTTATACCGCCAAGGGCGCATCGACCTTCATCCTGCCATTCCGATCGGCACTACCGCGAATGGCAAAAAGCCCGTTTACGAGGATTACTATCCGCGATCACGAACAGGATTGGGAGGCCTTACGTTAGGCACTAGTCGCACCAGCAGCGTCTTCCGGAAAGACCTGGCTCAGACGTTTGCGCCTTTGGTGGTCGACCCCGCGACTATGACCGCTGTGGTGAAGACTTCGATCCGCATTCCGGAGGATGTCTTTCCTACGATTACGCGCACTCCAGGCAGTATGATCAATTTTCGATATTATGTGGAGGTGGTTGTCGACTTGCGGGGCAAGCTCACATCTCCCGAGCGCTTTTTACCACGCTTCAACATGGTATCTTCTGGGAGCAATTTCTCGCCGAGTGGCCAGGTTCTGAACCCCAGTGACGCCAATGGCAACTCAATTACCACGAACTGGGCTGGCAACATCCTAGACACGGCTCAGATACGCCGGGAAAAGGGAGTTGTAGCTGTCGCTTTTGAGGTTGTGATCGGGACTCGTGACTCGCAACGACACAAGGAGAAAACCGAGCGCACGCACTCCGTGGCTGCGGTGTCTGACATATCTCCACCACAGGCACATCCCGCTGCGGAAAGTGACCACTGGCAGAACGGCTATAGCCCGATGCCGACGACGAACTCGGAGTATCTGCCTCAAACCGACTACGGCTTTCCCGAGGAGTCGCAGTGGCCAATGTATGAGGACGAAACCGCTCAGCACTACCAATCGTTGGGCGGAATGGTTGCAACACCGCAGGTTGAGGAACCAACGGATGAGAAAGCGCGCCTGCGGCACGCTGAGCAGACTCTTCTACCCAGTCGGCCACCGGATGATTCTGAGCCAGGACCTTCGGCCGGTCACTTGGCCATGCCAACCGCGCCCGTGCTTCCTGAAGATGACCACATCAACGGTTATCATCATTTACCGTCGCCGGTGGAGAACTGTCTGCCTCACACGTTGGGATCCGCGGAGTCGGTGCAGACTGTAGTTGCCAGCAGCAGTGTAGCCGAACCAAATGGAAGCACAGCACCCCCCGGCGAGGACAAGCAGGAATTGGAGCGCCGGCGACTGATGATGGAAGCAAGTGCCCCAGAAGACATGGATGCCCATACCGACAACTCCGCCATGGATGGACCCAGTGCTCCGGTCTTCCATGATGACCACGACGAGCAACTGGTGGGAGGAGCAGCGCACGGGGATGAGTCATTACCGCGTTACCAGCGATAAGAAGTGCCGCTGTTAGGCGATTCATGACGATATACGATTTTCATAGCTTGTATTTGTGTTCATCTGCCACTTGAGCATGGGCGTGGATATACCTTGATCTTGCATTTTTCGGTCCGAAGAGATACCAACTACGTTATTGATTGATTTATTCGTGTAACAGTCTGTCACTACTTACTGATAGTAACAATTGTGCACGATTGGCGGGCCCGACCCGTATAAAATAGAACTTTTTATAATTGACTTTTTACCAGCGATAATCCCAACAAGCCGATAGGCAGACAGATAGATAACTACTGTCACCTTAACCTAGGTTACCTCCATCCAACCGCAATAGGTGTGCGTTCCAAGCGGGCTGGCTTGGCACCGTCTCTAAGCGGCCACGCGACGACACTTCATCGCCTCTCACCAGCCATTcgccctcgtcttctccttttcctaCCTCATCTTTTCTGCCGTGTCCTCTTCCGTCAATAATCCTTTTCAGTGCTTCTCCATCGCAAGCAACCATGGCCTTCAGGAACGGGTCCTTTGCGACCTTCCTGATCGTTTGTCGTAAGCCACCCCCCATCCACCTCCTGGAACACTTCCTCTTCAGAACAACTATTCTAACAAGACTCCCCAAAACAGCCGTCAGCTTCTTCCTgggcatcatcttctccctcttcccctaTGACTACCCCATCCTGTGGTCCACGGCCCCTACCCCCCCAGCCCACTACGACTACCTCGAAGCGCACCTGCGCTTCCTGCACGCCTCGCCGCCCCTAATCCCTCGCATCCTCCACATCGTCATCTTTTTGGGTCTGGCCGGCCTCGTCTCGAAACTCTACCGGCCCTCGGAGAGCAACATGCTCTTCGACGGCGCCTCGCTCGTCCTCTACATGTGCGGCATCACCGTCTACATCGCCAATATCGTCAAGGGTCTGCGTCTGGCCTCGGCGGGCAAGTACGGTGAGGAGCTGGCGACCAGCCCCGAGGAGAAAGACCAGATTCTGAACCGCGAGGATTCGCTCAAGGTGCTGTCGGCTAGTAATACCATTCTGgcgttggtgttggtgggGGTGTTGGTGTTGCAGGCGGGGCAGTGGTATGCGGAGCGGAAGGATGCGCAGGAGTATGAGTCGTTGAGGAAGGGGCATAAggagggtggtggtggtggtgcttcttcttcgtcggcgtcgggggcggcggcggcggcgaagCCTGGCAGGCAAGGGAGtgtgaagaagaagagtaaCTAGGTTTGGTTTTTACTCTGTCTCTGGTCGTGGTAGTATGACTCGGCTCGGTGTATTGCAGTTTGATGTTATGTATGAGTGATATGTTGTCTACCGGTCGGGGGTTACGGGCGACGGATGAGGTATGGTATCAAAAGTATGCGGGTCATGGCTTTATCTACTTGggctagttctatgtacatGATAAAAGcgaaataaaaaaagaagaCCAAGCACCAAAGCCTTGACAATGTTTCGTGATGATCATATGTAAACTTTATGGCAATGCAAAAGGGGAATCATACGATGAAGTACCCAGCAAACCTTTGTGGCGCTTGGGCTTGCAGAACAACCGTGAGCATCATGACAAATGGCATGACAAATGAGTGGATGCGATCGTGTCAGATCACTGTCTCGGGGGCAAACGAGAATGGACTCCGCGGCAGGTCGGGCGATCTGGGACTCAGCGCTTTGGCGAACAGGTCCTCGCCGGAGTCGGCGCTTGATGTGCGTGTAATTGTAGTCATGGATGCAAACCCGCTGTTGTGCTCACTGCTGTTTTGTTGTGCTTGGATGGATTCCGGCGGATAGTGCACCACCGTCCGAAGACTGGTATCTGGCGCGGGGGAGGGATGCAAAACGTTGGACATGGGTTGCATTGTGTGGAAGGAGTTGAACGAAGAGACGGCCACGTCAGGCGACTGGGGGGAAAGGAGATGGCGCGCGTTCGAGGATGCTACTACCCCGTTAGTTGGCATCGAACTGGAGGAACGCGACGAGCCCATACCATCCGCCTTTGGGGACAGTTCCCGCTGACTGGTCTGCAACTTGAGTCCCTTGAGCTTCTCGCCCAGCTTACCTCCGCTAGTGGGAGACACTGGCGTAGCGGGACCCATCGGATATTGCGAATCTTGCATGCTCTGCGTCTGGGCTTCCGACTTGGATCCCACTCCGAAATTGCTCTCAatccattccttctcctgcagCGCCATGTGCAGCGCAACACCTTCCGCATTGTTCATGCATTCCTCCCGTATCTCCTTGTCCAAGACCTGCAGCCGCTTCTTTGCCCAGATCGTATGCAAAACACCCTTCTTTCCGGCCGAGCGACCAGTGGCACCTAACTCCGGAGGAAAGATAGCAGGTAGCGGGTTCAGTTGAAGCGAACTGGTCTTCTGTGTCGGTGTCGAAGATGTCGAACATGTGGCGGGAGGCTCGTAGGATAAGGTCACCACGGGAGGAATGGTAGCATGAGGCGGCAAAAGGAAGTAGAAGCGGCGAGTGTTTTCGCTTGTTCGCTCATCGGCTGGGAGGACCGTCGTCTTGCCCTCCCATGAAACGTGCCATGAGCCTCCAGGGTAATTCGACGAGCGGCCGAGGTCGTCGTCATCCCATTCGATCATGAGAATCTTAGTGCCATCATTTCCTTTGCCAGCCTCGAACTCGAAGCGGGCCAGCGCCGTGATGCTCAAGCTCTCAGATGGCACGCGGGGTGTCTCTAGACCAGCGAACTCGCTGTCCGGAGTGAATGGAGGGGAGAGGGCGTGAGACATGGCTAGACTATACTTTTGTGGGATGAAGATAGCAAGGCGCTAAGCAAAGGGGGGGGGTGGGGGTTAGGGAGTCCTGGAAAAGGGCAAATCGTCTTTGCTTATTGTTGTTTTCGATCCCCTTGCCTTCAGAGGATGGATGGCTGGCGAGTAGGAAGAGATGATAGACACCGGTGGACAGCTAGGCTGAGAAATTGAAAGGTACATCCAGAGACAGGAAGTAGAGTGCGAGAGTGCAAAGGACATTTAGACAGATCAACGGACAGAGAAAGTGGTCGATCACGGGATGGCGGAGGGGCTGCAAGTCCCAGCCTAGTTGATGGCCATGCTTCTTTATCCGTTCGTATTGTCCAGTCGAAAGCTGTGATACGATTCGATGGCTAACGTCAAATGGCCCAGATGTCTTCGTACTACGACGTTGACAGGACTTGCCCGAACGCGAAAGGCCGCATATCTTTTTGAGGGGTCTCCTTGGCCACACTTCTAAATATAGAGTTATAGCCTGCAAGGCGACAACCGTGGCTTGGCGCCTGATGATGTCGTACTACAACACACTTTACCCCTCGTCCTACTCTTTTACAGCTGCTTTGACCTGATCCGGTCTGTTGTGGTATGCAATAGTATGCTTGGGTAGCTCACTTACCTGAATAGCATTGACGGTTTTGTCCGCAAATGGTTGTCCGCCAAGGTCTGTATACACATCGTCCGCCGCTGATCGCTATCGTCGAGTTCAGGATCTGCGCAATGACCGACAAGAGAGATACACAACAATCTCGTACCTGGTTGGCTCCGTGTATTCCATGTCCTGCGATCACGTTAAACATAGTTGCATGTCTAGATTGTCCAAAATCAGGGTTGTCAGGGTGAATCAGCACCTTGTACAGTACAATACCATACAAATGACCCTTCAGGACAGTGAGAAAGACGAATCAAGTAGAGGTATAGGGAAAAGATCACACTAGAAGTGAGAAGACGGTCGTCACGTACAACAGGGGCATGGATAACTGGCTGTtgcagatggatgatggcgaagaaatCACCATGCAGGGGAGAGCGCTTGGCCTATCATGAACAACAGCCCCTCTCATTGAGCAGGGGACGTTCGAATCTGGGTGCAGCGG
The Aspergillus fumigatus Af293 chromosome 4, whole genome shotgun sequence DNA segment above includes these coding regions:
- a CDS encoding putative secretory component protein shr3, producing MAFRNGSFATFLIVCRKPPPIHLLEHFLFRTTILTRLPKTAVSFFLGIIFSLFPYDYPILWSTAPTPPAHYDYLEAHLRFLHASPPLIPRILHIVIFLGLAGLVSKLYRPSESNMLFDGASLVLYMCGITVYIANIVKGLRLASAGKYGEELATSPEEKDQILNREDSLKVLSASNTILALVLVGVLVLQAGQWYAERKDAQEYESLRKGHKEGGGGGASSSSASGAAAAAKPGRQGSVKKKSN
- the rim8 gene encoding pH response protein PalF; amino-acid sequence: MSVNSFTSPSAPSPLGRNRSSLLSKFRAPFGHRNRSIADFYIEPDDPWRSYFPGDVVKGTVALTVVRPVRITHLVVCLHGYVKVFKNTVPSGETDPDLGFLGPGRGRRGPEYLGNGLATLFEDEVVLCGEGRLKEGIYKFRFEMCFPPYALPSSISFERGTISYMLTSTLTKPTTMNPTVSCRRRVNFLENIDIAPFPAPKARIVTLEPVTRRSKPKGKAKSVESDAAADVQSREPSLNGSGAVGDNRPPLSPAPSNVSSSSRLSNSSQSFQLASDPSSSAGTGVRNGSITPSIADKTITAKTELLRAGVLPGETLPIVITINHCKQVRSAHGIIVTLYRQGRIDLHPAIPIGTTANGKKPVYEDYYPRSRTGLGGLTLGTSRTSSVFRKDLAQTFAPLVVDPATMTAVVKTSIRIPEDVFPTITRTPGSMINFRYYVEVVVDLRGKLTSPERFLPRFNMVSSGSNFSPSGQVLNPSDANGNSITTNWAGNILDTAQIRREKGVVAVAFEVVIGTRDSQRHKEKTERTHSVAAVSDISPPQAHPAAESDHWQNGYSPMPTTNSEYLPQTDYGFPEESQWPMYEDETAQHYQSLGGMVATPQVEEPTDEKARLRHAEQTLLPSRPPDDSEPGPSAGHLAMPTAPVLPEDDHINGYHHLPSPVENCLPHTLGSAESVQTVVASSSVAEPNGSTAPPGEDKQELERRRLMMEASAPEDMDAHTDNSAMDGPSAPVFHDDHDEQLVGGAAHGDESLPRYQR
- a CDS encoding putative GAJ protein, translating into MLPSVASINGMQVKEYIQNLTDEGKIRVEKIGSGNWYWCFGGDEKREKQARLNQLEKEVKMLQASYDEAEASLAHKRAKWEEEGEDEQSNLAEREELARRKGELEKERNRLQAQWIAATTTEEGKGVQEMREEIEEFRKQALMWTDNIYVLEGYLSKLAGGDREVIAAVQRECYGDEYVEGEGLSELTM